The Chanos chanos chromosome 6, fChaCha1.1, whole genome shotgun sequence genome includes a region encoding these proteins:
- the srsf3a gene encoding serine/arginine-rich splicing factor 3a isoform X2 has translation MGDPSLHRDCPLDCKVYVGNLGNSGNKTELERAFGYYGPLRSVWVARNPPGFAFVEFEDPRDATDAVRELDGRTLCGCRVRVELSTGEKRSRNRGPPPSWSRRPRDDYRHRSPPPRRRAISIPLLTTLN, from the exons ATGGGGG ATCCCTCCCTACACAGAGATTGTCCACTGGACTGTAAGGTCTATGTGGGGAATTTGGGTAACAGTGGAAATAAGACAGAGCTGGAGAGGGCTTTTGGGTATTACGGACCCTTGCGCAGTGTCTGGGTCGCCAGAAACCCTCCTGGCTTTGCTTTTGTCGAGTTTGAGGATCCCAGAGATGCAACTGACGCTGTGAGAGAGCTTGATggaag gacaCTCTGTGGTTGCCGTGTGCGGGTTGAGTTGTCCACCGGCGAGAAACGGTCCAGGAATCGAGGACCACCCCCTTCGTGGAGTCGCCGTCCAAGAGATGACTACAGACATCGGAGCCCGCCCCCTAGACGCCG AGCCATCAGCATTCCTCTCCTCACCACCCTCAACTAG
- the srsf3a gene encoding serine/arginine-rich splicing factor 3a isoform X1, with protein MGDPSLHRDCPLDCKVYVGNLGNSGNKTELERAFGYYGPLRSVWVARNPPGFAFVEFEDPRDATDAVRELDGRTLCGCRVRVELSTGEKRSRNRGPPPSWSRRPRDDYRHRSPPPRRRSPRRRSLSRSRSRSLSRGRRKDRSLSRDRHHKPSRSFSRSRSRSRSHDRR; from the exons ATGGGGG ATCCCTCCCTACACAGAGATTGTCCACTGGACTGTAAGGTCTATGTGGGGAATTTGGGTAACAGTGGAAATAAGACAGAGCTGGAGAGGGCTTTTGGGTATTACGGACCCTTGCGCAGTGTCTGGGTCGCCAGAAACCCTCCTGGCTTTGCTTTTGTCGAGTTTGAGGATCCCAGAGATGCAACTGACGCTGTGAGAGAGCTTGATggaag gacaCTCTGTGGTTGCCGTGTGCGGGTTGAGTTGTCCACCGGCGAGAAACGGTCCAGGAATCGAGGACCACCCCCTTCGTGGAGTCGCCGTCCAAGAGATGACTACAGACATCGGAGCCCGCCCCCTAGACGCCG GTCCCCTAGGAGGAGGAGCCTCAGCCGTAGTCGCAGCAG gtctcTTTCACGAGGTAGGAGAAAAGATAGGTCTCTCTCTCGGGATAGGCACCATAaaccttcaagatctttctcaAGATCACGCAG TCGTTCGAGATCTCATGATCGTAGGTGA
- the fkbp5 gene encoding peptidyl-prolyl cis-trans isomerase FKBP5, which translates to MRGPSKAEILGTGECIRTEMNTCEDLSLDGQSPTMIFASKGIDITPNKDRGVCKIVKRHGIEGEKPMIGDKVYVHYTGKLLNGKKFDSSLDRKEPFVFNVGKGQVIKAWDIGVCSMQKGEICLFLCKPEYAYGSAGSPPKIPPNSTLLFEVELLSFKGEKLTEDGGILRRIKVKGEGYSNPNEGATVHVHLEGSCDGRVFQSQDITFTVGESEDMGVPLGVDRAMEKMQRGECCLLYLKPKYGFGKEGRPEYNIGPNAELMYEVTLKDFQKAKESWEMDLKEKLEQAVLVKQKGTQYFKAGLYQQAVIQYQRMVSWFEMECGVGREQQQAVQTQQLVAHLNMALCFLRLREYAQTVEHCNEVIELDSENEKALYRRGEARLLRNEFSLAMRDFQQVLQVNPSNRAARAQISTCQRKMREHHERDKRIYANMFQRFAEHDAKVGRLKRKREDSSPLDRDNKLNTKRRRSQECS; encoded by the exons ATGAGAGGACCCAGTAAAGCAGAAATCTT gggcACTGGGGAATGTATAAGAACTGAGATGAACACGTGCGAAGACTTGTCTCTGGACGGTCAGTCTCCGACAATGATCTTCGCCTCCAAGGGTATCGACATCACTCCAAACAAAGACCGGGGGGTGTGCAAG ATAGTGAAGAGACATGGCATTGAGGGGGAGAAGCCCATGATTGGAGATAAGGTTTACGTCCATTACACGGGCAAACTGCTCAATGGCAAGAAATTTGACTCTAGCCTGGACCGAAAGGAGCCTTTTGTCTTCAATGTGGGGAAAG GTCAGGTGATAAAAGCCTGGGACATTGGCGTTTGTTCCATGCAGAAAGGGGAGatctgcctgtttctctgtaaaCCTGAATACGCCTACGGGTCGGCAGGGAGCCCCCCGAAAATCCCTCCCAATTCCACACTGCTTTTCGAG GTGGAGCTGCTAAGCTTTAAAGGCGAGAAGCTTACGGAAGATGGAGGCATCCTGAGAAGGATTAAGGTCAAAGGTGAAGGTTACAGTAACCCTAACGAAGGGGCAACTGTCCATG TGCACTTGGAAGGCAGCTGCGATGGCCGCGTGTTCCAGTCCCAGGACATAACGTTCACTGTGGGGGAATCAGAGGACATGGGGGTTCCTTTAGGAGTGGACAGGGCGATGGAGAAGATGCAGAGAGGAGAGTGCTGCCTGCTGTATTTAAAACCCAA ATATGGTTTTGGAAAAGAAGGAAGACCAGAATACAACATTGGACCAAACGCAGAGTTGATGTATGAAGTGACACTCAAAGATTTTCAAAAG GCCAAAGAATCATGGGAGATGGACCTGAAGGAGAAACTGGAGCAGGCAGTGTTGGTTAAACAGAAAGGGACCCAGTATTTTAAG GCAGGACTATACCAGCAGGCTGTGATTCAGTACCAGCGGATGGTGTCGTGGTTCGAGATGGAGTGTGGGGTTGGGAGGGAGCAGCAGCAGGCGGTCCAAACCCAACAGCTCGTCGCCCACCTAAACATGGCCCTGTGTTTCCTGCGTCTGAGGGAGTACGCCCAGACCGTGGAGCACTGCAATGAG gtgATTGAGCTGGACTCAGAGAACGAGAAGGCACTGTATCGGCGGGGGGAGGCCCGCCTCCTGCGAAACGAGTTCAGTCTGGCCATGAGGGACTTCCAGCAGGTTCTCCAGGTTAATCCGTCTAACAGGGCTGCACGTGCTCAGATCAGCACCTGCCAGCGAAAGATGCGCGAGCATCACGAACGAGATAAGAGGATCTATGCCAACATGTTCCAGAGGTTCGCAGAGCACGATGCCAAG GTGGGCAggttgaaaagaaagagagaagacagcagCCCTTTGGATCGTGACAATAAACTTAACACAAAAAGACGGAGGAGTCAGGAGTGCTCCTAG